The Pirellulales bacterium genomic sequence TAAAAATCGATGTAATTACTCGTCTGCTGGTAGCTGGCTGCCATTGTGCCGGATCCCAGCCCCGATTTGGCGAGTTCGTCGTACAGCTGCGAGTTATTCGGGTCCAAAATATTGCCGCTGGAGCCAATGGCCACGCTGGTGAGTTTGGAGGCGGAGGTGCTAAAGTTCACCGTCAAATCGCCGTTGGAAATGGTCCAGGTGGAACCGCTTGTGCCGCTAATGGTAATGGTGGCGTGGCACGGTGAAACCGCGAATACCGCAATCCAAATCCAGGCGATCGCACCGTACAAGCTCCGGCGCAAAAAAAATTGGCCCACGCAGCGCGTCAAGAAATTGCGCAGCCGCAGAAAACAATCTTGCATGCAGATCGCCATACTGCTCCCCTAGGTTCCTCACCGTGCGCAAAAGATAGCAAAATCGCGGCTTCCCCCACGTAGTATAATGCCGTTGATCTTTGAGGTCCAGTAATCGTTTGTTACCGTTTGGTATGTACGGTCCGCGAAATTCCTCGTAGTCAGAAGAATTGTGGAATTACTCGTTCAGCATGATGAATTTGTGAGCTTTCGATGTCTGAACCCATTGATTCTCCCCCGCAGCAGCCCGTTCAATTTCGCTCCAATCGCCGACGGCTGGAGCGCGGTTTGCGCGCGATCGTGCTGCTGGCAGGGTTGTATGTCATCGTGGCTTATGTCGCAGTTCCGACGGCGTGGCAGCATGTGGAGCGCAAGCATCCGGCGCTCGATCAAGCTCCCACCATCACGCACACCAAAATTGGAATTCCGGGCGATCCGTTGAACATCGCGTTGGTCGGGACGGAAGAGCAAGTGACCAAAGCCATGCTCGCCGCGGATTGGAACCCCGCTGATCCGCTCACGCTGAAAAGCTCGCTGCGGATCGCGGGCGACACGGTGCTGCATCGCCCATACAACGACGCACCCGTTAGCAATTTGTACGTCTGGAATCGCAAGGAAGATTTGGCATTCGAGCTGCCCATCGGCAATGATCCCCGCCGCCGCAATCACGTGCGGTTTTGGAAGTCGGACAAACTGGACGATCAAGGCCGTCCTTTGTGGCTGGGCGCGGCAACGCTTGACACCAAAGTCGGATTCAGCCATACCACCGGGGAAATTACCCATCATATTAGCCCCGATGTCGATACGGAGCGCGATAAATTGCTGGACGATTTGCAAAAGGCGGGCGCAATCGCCTCGGTCGATTACGTGGATAACTTTCAGCCGAAGCTAGACGGCCACAACGGCGGCGGCGATCCGTATCATACCGATGGCCGGCTGGCCGTGGGCACGCTGGCCGGCAGCATGCCTTCCAATTCCGCAACGGCACAGCCGAAGTAGCCCGATCCAGGGCGGCTTTTGCACCTCAACCTTGCCGCACCACAAAATACGGCTGGTTGCACAGCGTGGCATCGAAACCGGGGAAAAGCATTGTGCGACTGCTTACCGTCGCCTCGCCCGACGGCAGCGCCGTAGCACAAGTGGTAAGCTCACCGAGTTCAATACAGCCAGCAGCAGGGTCGAGGGTTCCGGAACCGGTGAGAAAGCAAGGAATAGCGGCCCATTCAATCCGCTAGCGAAAGCGGATTTGACACCTCCACTCGTAAACTTGTAAATGCGGTCAGAATAATAGTCTGTCTCGTAGAGATTGCCACTCGAGTCGAAGGCTATGCCTGCAGGGCCATTCAATCCGCTGGCGAAGGTAGATTGGATCCCCGCAGGAGTAAATTCGTCAATGTCCTCACTGCCAAAGTTTGTCTCAAACAGATTCCCGCTCGAGTCGAACGCTAACGCTCCGGGGCCATTCAATCCGCTGGCGAAGGTAGATTGGATCTCAGAAGGAGTAAACTCGTCAATGTCCTCACTTCCAAAGTTCGTCTCAAACAGATTTCCGCCCGAGTCGAAGCCTAATCCTCCCGGGCTATTCAATCCGCTGGCGAAAGTAGATTGTACCCCCGCGAGAGTAAACTTATAAATGCGGCCTCCGCCAGTAGTACTATGGTCCGTTTCGAAGAGATTTCCGCTCGCATCGAAGGCTAAGCCTACGGGTTCATTCAATCCGCTGGCGAAAGTGGATTTGACACCTCCGGGCGTAAACTTGTAAATGCGGCCAGAACCATAGTCCGCCTCATAGAGATTGCCGCTTGAGTCGAAGGCCAATCCTTCGGGCCTATTCAAACCGCTGGCGAAGATGGATTGAACCCCCGCGGGTGTAAACTCGTAGATGTTGCCAGTGTCCGCGTCCGATTCGTAAAGATTCGCTCCCCGCGCCGTCGAAGGCAGCGCCAGTAGCAGCGCCGCCAGCAGGAGTCCCGAGTTGAGTGCCAACCCGTTATGGCCTCGACGAAACTTTGCGCGTATTATTGTTGGATACATTAGCTTTCACTAAATGGCTTTGATGCCGGTGAAGCTGATGCCTCCTGCTCTGTGCGTCCCCCCCATTGTAATAGTGATCGAAACCCCGTCAATCATCTTTGTGTGGTCGTCCCAAGAAATTATCCACAACAATAAATACTGCCAATCAGTCCTGCCGCACCACAAAATACGGCTGGTTGCACCACG encodes the following:
- a CDS encoding LssY C-terminal domain-containing protein, encoding MSEPIDSPPQQPVQFRSNRRRLERGLRAIVLLAGLYVIVAYVAVPTAWQHVERKHPALDQAPTITHTKIGIPGDPLNIALVGTEEQVTKAMLAADWNPADPLTLKSSLRIAGDTVLHRPYNDAPVSNLYVWNRKEDLAFELPIGNDPRRRNHVRFWKSDKLDDQGRPLWLGAATLDTKVGFSHTTGEITHHISPDVDTERDKLLDDLQKAGAIASVDYVDNFQPKLDGHNGGGDPYHTDGRLAVGTLAGSMPSNSATAQPK